From a single Nicotiana tabacum cultivar K326 chromosome 8, ASM71507v2, whole genome shotgun sequence genomic region:
- the LOC107771833 gene encoding histone H2B-like: MAPKAEKKPAEKKPVATEEKKAEKAPAEKKPKAGKKLPKEAGAAGADKKKKRAKKSVETYKIYIFKVLKQVHPDIGISSKAMGIMNSFINDIFEKLAQESSRLARYNKKPTITSREIQTAVRLVLPGELAKHAVSEGTKAVTKFTSS; encoded by the coding sequence ATGGCACCAAAGGCAGAGAAAAAGCCAGCTGAGAAAAAACCAGTAGCAACAGAGGAGAAAAAGGCAGAGAAAGCCCCAGCAGAGAAGAAGCCAAAAGCCGGCAAGAAGCTCCCAAAGGAAGCCGGAGCAGCAGGAGCtgacaagaagaaaaagagagcaaaGAAGAGCGTTGAAACCTACAAGATTTACATCTTCAAAGTGCTGAAGCAAGTGCACCCAGATATTGGTATTTCTAGTAAGGCAATGGGGATAATGAACAGTTTTATTAATGATATATTTGAGAAGCTTGCTCAGGAATCTTCTAGATTGGCCAGGTATAACAAGAAGCCTACTATTACTTCCAGGGAAATTCAGACTGCTGTGAGGCTTGTGTTGCCTGGGGAGTTAGCTAAACACGCTGTTTCTGAAGGGACTAAGGCTGTTACTAAGTTTACTAGTTCTTAG